One part of the Musa acuminata AAA Group cultivar baxijiao chromosome BXJ1-5, Cavendish_Baxijiao_AAA, whole genome shotgun sequence genome encodes these proteins:
- the LOC103983760 gene encoding WAT1-related protein At1g68170-like yields the protein MEGVKPVARMVLVQVVFAGVNIFYKLALNDGMDSRILVAYRYLFAAAFLCPLAFFMERQTRPKMTWRVLMLSFFSGLLGGTISQNLYLSCVRITSATFASAMTNLIPAITFVLAVLFRLESLAVLTASGQAKALGTLTGVGGAMLLTFYKGATINLWSTHIDLLRSHNDEGGAQPQPQQASGNHVMGSLFAVISCLSYAMWLIIQTRMSKQYPCHYTGTALLCFMAAAQSVVYALCGDRSMSSWRMRLDVRLLTTIYSGVAASGIILIVLSWCIKKRGPLFASIFNPLMLIIVAILSTFLLNEQLHLGSVIGSALIVAGLYAVLWGKSREAAKVEESPPELTDVFVVDASNATGYQEKKPSAQIGNVQT from the exons ATGGAGGGAGTGAAGCCGGTGGCGAGGATGGTGCTGGTTCAAGTAGTGTTCGCCGGTGTAAATATCTTCTACAAGCTCGCCTTGAACGATGGCATGGACAGCAGGATTCTGGTGGCGTATCGGTACCTCTTCGCGGCCGCCTTCTTATGCCCGCTCGCCTTCTTCATGGAAAGGCAA ACGCGACCAAAGATGACATGGAGGGTGTTGATGCTATCGTTCTTCAGCGGGCTTTTAGG GGGTACGATATCGCAAAATCTGTATCTATCATGTGTTCGTATTACATCTGCAACCTTTGCTTCAGCAATGACTAATCTCATACCGGCAATCACATTTGTTCTGGCAGTCCTATTCAG ATTGGAGAGTTTAGCTGTTCTTACTGCGTCTGGGCAAGCCAAAGCTTTAGGAACACTTACAGGCGTTGGTGGCGCCATGCTCCTCACCTTTTACAAGGGAGCAACCATTAATCTCTGGTCCACACATATCGATCTTCTCAGGTCTCATAACGATGAAGGAGGAGCTCAACCACAACCTCAACAGGCCTCGGGCAACCATGTCATGGGCTCGTTGTTTGCGGTCATAAGCTGCTTATCCTACGCGATGTGGCTGATCATTCAG ACAAGGATGAGCAAACAATACCCTTGTCATTACACGGGCACAGCGTTGTTGTGCTTCATGGCAGCAGCGCAATCTGTAGTTTATGCCCTCTGTGGAGATAGAAGTATGAGCAGCTGGAGAATGCGGTTGGATGTGAGGCTTCTTACAACAATCTACTCC GGGGTGGCGGCATCAGGGATAATCCTCATAGTATTGAGTTGGTGCATCAAGAAAAGAGGTCCTCTGTTTGCGTCCATATTTAACCCTTTGATGCTTATCATTGTGGCTATCCTGAGCACGTTTCTCCTGAATGAACAGTTGCACCTCGGAAG CGTGATTGGATCAGCATTAATCGTGGCGGGGCTTTACGCCGTGCTTTGGGGTAAAAGCAGAGAGGCAGCCAAAGTGGAGGAGTCGCCACCGGAGCTCACAGACGTCTTCGTCGTTGATGCCAGCAACGCCACTGGGTACCAAGAGAAGAAACCATCCGCCCAAATAGGAAATGTACAGACTTAG
- the LOC135672857 gene encoding large ribosomal subunit protein uL3-like, with protein MSHRKFEHPRHGSLGFLPRKRASRHRGKVKSFPRDDPTKSCKLTAFLGYKAGMTHIVREVEKPGSKLHKKETCEAVTIIETPPMVVVGVVAYVKTPRGLRSLNTVWAQHLSEEVRRRFYKNWCKSKKKAFTTYSKKFDSEEGKKEVQVQLEKMKKYGSVIRVLAHTQIRKMKGLKQKKAHLMEIQVNGGTVVQKVDFAYSFFEKQVPIDAVFQKDEMIDVIGVTKGKGYEGVVTRWGVTRLPRKTHRGLRKVACIGAWHPARVSYTVARAGQNGYHHRTEMNKKIYKIGKSGDESHTAITEFDRTEKDITPMGGFPHYGIVNHDYLLIKGCCVGPKKRVVTLRQSLLKQTSRVALEEIKLKFIDTSSKFGHGRFQTTQEKQKFYGRLKA; from the exons ATGTCTCACCGGAAGTTTGAGCACCCAAGGCATGGCTCGCTTGGGTTTCTTCCTCGGAAGCGAGCGTCTCGCCACCGTGGAAAAG TGAAGTCCTTCCCGAGGGATGACCCCACAAAATCCTGCAAGCTCACGGCATTCCTTGGGTACAAGGCTGGGATGACTCACATTGTACGTGAGGTCGAAAAGCCAGGATCAA AGCTTCACAAGAAGGAGACATGTGAGGCAGTGACTATCATAGAAACTCCACCAATGGTTGTTGTTGGAGTTGTTGCATATGTGAAGACACCACGCGGTCTCCGTTCTCTTAATACTGTGTGGGCTCAGCATTTGAGTGAGGAGGTGAGGAGGAGATTCTACAAGAACTGGTGCAAAAGTAAGAAGAAAGCTTTTACAACGTACTCCAAGAAATTTGATAGCGAGGAGGGAAAGAAAGAGGTTCAGGTGCAGCTGGAGAAGATGAAGAAATATGGTTCTGTTATCCGTGTTCTGGCTCACACTCAG ATACGGAAGATGAAGGGTCTGAAACAGAAAAAAGCTCACTTGATGGAGATCCAGGTCAATGGAGGGACCGTAGTACAGAAGGTGGACTTTGCTTACAGTTTCTTCGAAAAGCAAGTCCCGATCGATGCTGTCTTCCAGAAAGATGAGATGATTGATGTTATTGGTGTGACTAAAGGTAAGGGTTATGAAGGTGTTGTGACCCGTTGGGGTGTCACCCGCCTTCCACGGAAGACGCACAGAGGACTGCGTAAAGTTGCCTGTATTGGTGCTTGGCATCCTGCCAGAGTGTCATATACTGTTGCTCGTGCTGGACAGAATGGTTACCATCATCGTACTGAAATGAACAAAAAGATATACAAAATCGGTAAAAGTGGAGATGAATCACACACTGCTATTACGGAGTTTGATAG AACCGAGAAAGATATTACACCGATGGGTGGTTTCCCTCACTATGGTATCGTGAACCATGACTATCTTCTGATCAAGGGTTGCTGTGTCGGGCCGAAGAAGAGGGTCGTTACACTTCGCCAGTCCCTACTGAAGCAGACATCTCGTGTGGCCCTCGAGGAGATCAAGCTTAAGTTCATTGATACTTCTTCCAAGTTTGGGCACGGCCGCTTCCAGACGACTCAGGAGAAGCAGAAGTTCTATGGTAGGCTGAAGGCCTAA
- the LOC103983652 gene encoding uncharacterized protein LOC103983652 produces MDFDEYDYLEKAVEEPKMHKEKDRSASRRHGERDKDRGENGEGRASKRSRAEERNGEKRDRGDRDRPERREKDHHRSGRESEKERDKDRDHRSREREHKDKDKERERDRGREREKERERERDKERERERRSSSRSRKQDKEAEKEMERAKSRERRERELEKEIRERESRRFKDKKDAEPEADPERDQRTVFAYQMPLKATERDIYEFFSQVGKVRDVRLIMDRNSRRSKGVGYIEFYDVMSVPLAIALSGQLLLGQPVMVKPSEAEKNLVQSTASTTGIAGAAERKIYVGNLHYNITEEQLRQIFEPFGAVELVQLPLDESGHCRGYGFVQFAQLEHAKAAQSLNGKLDIAGRIIKVSAVTDHVGVQDTGTNAADFDDEDGGGLSLNARSRAILMQKLDRTGAASSIAESLGVPIINGAVPNQHAFGLLANGRSMSPAVVSAQHTPTSVVEPSECLLLKNMFDPSTETEPDFDLEIKEDVQEECSKFGPVKHIHVEKNSTGFVYLRFESVTAAVSCQRAMQGRWFAGRSVSATFMRPQEYEAKF; encoded by the exons ATGGACTTCGATGAGTACGACTACTTAGAGAAGGCGGTGGAGGAGCCCAAGATGCACAAGGAGAAGGACCGTTCCGCATCTCGGCGCCACGGCGAGCGAGACAAGGACCGCGGAGAGAACGGCGAGGGCAGGGCCTCCAAGAGATCCAGAGCGGAGGAGCGGAACGGCGAGAAGCGCGACCGCGGAGACAGGGACCGGCCGGAGCGCCGTGAGAAGGACCACCATCGTAGCGGCCGTGAATCGGAGAAGGAGCGGGACAAAGATAGGGATCATCGCAGCCGAGAGAGGGAGCATAAGGACAAAGataaggagagggagagggatagGGGAAGGGAAAGAGAGAAGGAAAGGGAAAGAGAACGCGACAAGGAgcgggagagggagagaagaagtaGTAGCAGATCACGAAAGCAGGACAAGGAGGCAGAGAAGGAAATGGAGAGAGCGAAGAGCAGAGAAAGGAGAGAACGAGAGCTTGAGAAAGAGATAAGGGAAAGAGAAAGCAG GAGGTTTAAAGACAAAAAAGATGCAGAGCCTGAAGCTGATCCAGAAAGGGATCAGAGGACTGTTTTTGCTTATCAG ATGCCTTTGAAAGCTACTGAAAGAGACATTTATGAATTCTTCTCGCAAGTAGGAAAG GTGAGGGATGTTCGGTTGATTATGGATCGGAACTCAAGAAGGTCGAAAGGAGTCGG TTATATTGAGTTTTATGATGTGATGTCAGTACCGCTGGCTATTGCACTGTCTGGGCAACTTCTACTTGGTCAACCTGTCATGGTCAAACCTTCTGAAGCTGAAAAGAATCTTGTTCAGTCAACTGCTTCAACTACTGGTATTGCAGGCGCTGCTGAAAGAAAGATTTACGTTGGAAACCTGCATTATAACATTACAGAAGAGCAACTTCGCCAG ATCTTTGAACCTTTTGGCGCTGTGGAGCTTGTGCAATTACCGCTAGATGAATCAGGACATTGTAGAGGTTATGGATTTGTTCAA TTTGCGCAGCTTGAGCATGCAAAGGCTGCCCAAAGTTTGAACGGGAAGTTGGATATTGCTGGTCGGATTATCAAG GTTTCAGCTGTCACAGATCATGTTGGAGTACAGGATACTGGGACAAATGCTGCTGACTTTGATGATGAGGATGGTGGTGGTCTG TCATTAAATGCTCGTTCCAGAGCAATCCTCATGCAGAAACTGGATCGCACTGGAGCAGCCTCGAG TATTGCCGAGTCGCTAGGAGTACCTATCATCAATGGGGCAGTTCCTAATCAACATGCCTTTGGCCTGCTTGCTAATGGGCGATCTATGAGCCCTGCAGTTGTCTCAGCACAACATACTCCAACTTCTGTGGTGGAGCCAAGCGAGTGCTTATTGTTAAAGAACATGTTTGATCCAAGCACCGAG ACGGAACCTGATTTTGATTTGGAAATTAAAGAAGACGTCCAAGAAGAATGTTCCAAATTTGGCCCTGTGAAGCATATACATGTGGAGAA GAACAGCACTGGTTTTGTATACCTACGATTTGAAAGTGTGACAGCCGCTGTGAGTTGCCAGCGTGCTATGCAAGGCAGATGGTTTGCGGGAAGATCGGTCTCAGCCACATTcatg CGGCCGCAAGAATATGAAGCCAAATTTTGA
- the LOC135672856 gene encoding histone H3.2 codes for MARTKQTARKSTGGKAPRKQLATKAARKSAPATGGVKKPHRFRPGTVALREIRKYQKSTELLIRKLPFQRLVREIAQDFKTDLRFQSSAVAALQEAAEAYLVGLFEDTNLCAIHAKRVTIMPKDIQLARRIRGERA; via the coding sequence ATGGCCAGGACGAAGCAGACGGCACGGAAGTCCACCGGCGGCAAGGCGCCGCGGAAGCAACTGGCGACGAAGGCGGCGAGGAAGTCCGCCCCCGCAACCGGCGGCGTAAAAAAGCCCCACCGTTTCCGCCCCGGGACGGTGGCGTTGAGGGAGATCCGCAAGTACCAGAAGAGCACGGAGCTGCTCATCCGGAAGTTGCCCTTTCAACGCCTTGTCCGCGAGATCGCGCAGGACTTCAAGACCGATCTCCGCTTCCAGAGCTCCGCCGTCGCGGCCCTCCAGGAGGCGGCCGAGGCCTACCTCGTCGGTCTCTTCGAGGACACCAACCTCTGCGCCATCCACGCCAAGAGGGTCACCATCATGCCCAAGGACATCCAGCTCGCCCGTCGGATCCGCGGTGAGAGGGCATGA
- the LOC135672855 gene encoding serine/threonine-protein kinase ATG1t-like, translating into MMAAGLTNTAIAGDFEVRERLASVLWRAVHRKSGREVVVKQVNLSGLSRQLRDCLDCELNFLASVRHPNIIRLLDVIQDDGCIFLIFEFCPGGNLATFIQHTGHLNEDTVRKFMRQLGAGMENILLSAPSCDAVLKIADFGFARVVHPGQHIDMVCGTSFYMAPEVMQFQKYDDKVDMWSLGAILFELLNGHPPYCGRNNVQLLQNIRKSSSLPFSQSILSSFHADSLDLCTRLLCEDPVKRMSFDEFYHHRFLR; encoded by the exons ATGATGGCGGCGGGACTGACGAATACTGCCATCGCCGGCGATTTCGAGGTGAGGGAGAGGCTCGCGTCGGTTTTGTGGCGGGCGGTGCACCGGAAAAGCGGCCGAGAGGTGGTGGTGAAGCAGGTGAACCTCTCGGGGCTCAGCCGGCAACTGAGGGACTGCCTCGACTGTGAGCTCAACTTCCTGGCCAGCGTCAGGCACCCCAATATCATCCGCCTACTCGATGTGATCCAG GATGATGGATGCATATTCCTTATCTTCGAATTCTGCCCAGGTGGAAATTTAGCCACTTTCATTCAACACACTGGCCATCTCAACGAAGATACAGTCAGAAAATTCATGAGACAGCTAG GAGCTGGTATGGAG AATATACTGCTCTCTGCTCCCAGCTGCGATGCAGTGCTAAAGATAGCTGATTTTGGCTTTGCAAG AGTTGTTCATCCTGGTCAGCACATTGACATGGTTTGCGGAACATCTTTCTACATGGCTCCGGAAGTAATGCAGTTCCAGAAGTATGATGATAAG GTAGATATGTGGAGTCTTGGCGCAATTCTTTTTGAGCTTCTGAATGGGCATCCACCATATTGTGGCCGAAACAATGTTCAG CTTCTACAGAATATAAGGAAGAGTTCTTCGCTGCCATTTTCGCAGTCCATTCTCTCTAGCTTTCATGCTGACTCCCTTGACCTATGCACTAGGCTCTTGTGTGAAGATCCAG tAAAACGCATGTCCTTTGATGAGTTTTATCACCACAGATTCTTGAGATGA
- the LOC103983654 gene encoding L10-interacting MYB domain-containing protein, with protein sequence MSRGTSKLKRKEVATSNQARVYWTREHDRVLIDLMLEQTLSGARAGASFTREAWFDMVDRFNELTRLQYDVDHLKNRFRFYKREFRIVNGIKNHPGFSWDHKLQIVITDDDEWSQYVAKNPEAKLYRTRQTPFFNELEVICGSSISKGNDASSSRIPDTADKDANANLIEGDGTFNSFVETPEISNYPVATSDIHARLPQDTQEAENINAPQASTFSTLRGSSRKSRRQADGALLALREFAEASRRQASMREEAQDKKLNLLDDCLEELNLMKDIDNELYVKALFIFKEEYNQHIFLKTTGIRRLMWLRVVTKDINL encoded by the exons ATGTCGAG AGGCACTTCAAaattgaaaagaaaggaggttgcAACATCAAATCAAGCTCGGGTATACTGGACAAGGGAGCATGACAGAGTTCTTATTGACCTAATGTTGGAGCAGACTCTTTCTGGTGCTAGAGCAGGAGCAAGCTTCACCAGGGAAGCATGGTTTGACATGGTGGATAGGTTCAATGAACTCACAAGGCTGCAATATGATGTCGACCACTTGAAAAACCGATTTAGGTTCTATAAGCGGGAATTTCGTATAGTTAATGGAATCAAGAATCATCCAGGTTTTAGTTGGGATCATAAATTACAAATCGTGATCACGGATGATGATGAATGGAGTCAGTACGTTGCG AAAAACCCGGAAGCAAAGTTGTACAGGACAAGACAAACACCCTTCTTTAATGAACTAGAGGTTATTTGTGGATCATCGATTTCAAAAGGCAATGATGCATCCTCCTCTAGGATACCAGATACAGCGGATAAAGATGCAAATGCTAATTTAATTGAAGGTGATGGGACGTTTAACTCATTTGTTGAGACTCCAGAAATATCTAATTACCCTGTTGCTACTTCTGACATACACGCGAGGTTACCACAAGACACCCAGGAAGCAGAAAATATCAATGCTCCTCAAGCTTCAACTTTCAGTACTTTGAGGGGAAGTAGTAGAAAGTCCCGACGTCAAGCAGATGGTGCTCTACTAGCTCTAAGAGAATTTGCGGAAGCTTCTCGGAGACAAGCTTCGATGAGGGAAGAAGCTCAGGACAAAAAGTTAAATCTCCTCGATGATTGTCTAGAAGAGCTTAATCTCATGAAGGATATTGACAATGAGCTGTATGTGAAGGCCTTGTTCATATTCAAGGAGGAATATAATCAACATATATTCTTGAAGACCACGGGTATTCGGAGATTAATGTGGTTGAGGGTGGTTACTAAGGATATTAATCTTTAA